In Oreochromis niloticus isolate F11D_XX linkage group LG18, O_niloticus_UMD_NMBU, whole genome shotgun sequence, one genomic interval encodes:
- the LOC100703940 gene encoding myomegalin isoform X2, with amino-acid sequence MFDLKMKEVCRICGRELCGNQRKWIFHPAAKLNLHVLLSYAVGRELTRDGRGEFACSKCTFMLDRMYRFDTVIARVEALSIERLQRLLQEKHRLRQCISGLYRKTNSDEGAVTLSGSDDGPGDGMVDISGLTHAKYCALLQEDLVYSLYESWADDSLDCHHHHHPQCPAAPGSEVTVAGSQRCAPSTPRRCRGCSYWRVADSDYEAVCKVPRKLARSISCGPSTRYSASVVGGSLTGGGAGGEGERKYVEDSEDIPSSQTLVPGSQDPSRTSDSDRTLAGRASSSPSIASLEAAEEYIQPGAITDGPLSSPVDAIEDQISDSLSEEHMGAPLGQASPRRTFSLALSLLQSCAVYRPVRSTKGSKLPVLLRRSSSNGGTRLSFTDPMIGMPYGSPNGERHSHMPTPELETPLIRVDTGLDQDLNLADMEKLFEDLYKEYPPPPPHQSLVEEQQSQLNQYECAAGQCVSELQKAQLQVQSLQAKIQESEANNMKLQEKLSEMECELRSLRQASQSQERTIQGLTESLSTKDNEAQELYQLIEGQNTTLCKLQEIAHRSQLAQSKAPAGVSESLALAQLQGELVGVQSSLFSLGLELEASQRSLRQSQRQADDLMRFKERLNSDLQEALQHREVTEKHNQDLRCALHKLRTELQAKEAALKESEAEKHALTQEKDRSVAQLKSTLQDKEQQLQEYSEMVESTGSSKPNPRDALLEKLRERIKERDRALEQSIDDKFRCVEEREGQVRRLQLALREKERDLERLRCILSNNEETITSLDGLVRGKELELEQAAEAYRNLQWLKQQSDEKERNSLREKDTIITQLQAALQTRSQETQDLTAALIARVQAGPTEVVEELKARLALKEKLFQELLADRSRQSKEHQAQIQDLLSTLSSKDQYLQDYSYRLSLVISERTGQLQELRKQLSEREQELHELRWDKERDTGGETEHLQSLLKEKEAFIKELMKAQEEAMQPFSKESEAEIKALKEDMQLVLKKEAEAQKEISALRSSLAQQQSEGDATKDSTDHKHVLEQLVSEYNKLNDALRAEKRLYQNLTHIHKSDSSSEKIRALHMELDSVQALRRQLEEVLSRTRNTALLLDRAAKRQPDFGELSTEEEEGDDEDGSSEEFTDSIEEDDDSVNARSLTSGQASVKAQGPECVTRGLVREAQSQRADVKQLDEAKKTLEFELEEIKSQLERDGYTSVAQMRSALQKLQRENQALKENQVRAGVVGTNTEKSLSPEEEQEEEEEEEEEDEEEEEEEEEEDEEEEEEEDTEEEDELETSPVPAGKRGPPCVSLSSEPGKRHCMRPCSLNLGTLTSHHLTHQPEAETAVAGDSSQVRALWRDKEDGLREQASRLHADLTLSQQENRELQERLMVSEATVQAQAEQLKEYRDLLTETSVQQANKQVQVDLQDLGYETCGRSENEAEREDTSSPEFDDLEMCTSLSHPQDCEVGGWYAGSCSSNRGAYEMRDESASLQHLVQDLRSQLTRCHKVIRGLQLRVRSLSATSDYASSLERTPRKVNWALERSPAPSGVDEDEGWLSDTQGARPGSKPSRELQELMERVASLEAQLKTTRSEGKGQAEEGKCATWPGKYNSLIQAQARELSHLRQRMREGQGVCHILTQHLGDTTKAFEELLRANDIDYYMGQSFREQLAQSTALAQRVVTKISGRERAESHDDKTGHELLALRLSKELQQKDKIIESLHTKLQHRPETPSSCHALSETTDQSDRTSLVSDEYQTNEDLELCSDLDTREYQEEHRLRQPGLGSDPEVRSSIPPPLPPPPLHGLLKSSSSCPNMLCTAAVGLTRALFSEPVSSSFSIPSGPDGWGHEVMFDPRPRALSVMAVRPELDTLYKQMNEQNRGFPEAHDKALFTLSPDHHNQHGLSSYSQLSHHAFQPYQLGGIPTGHLMKSDSGLMSGGPLWDMENLVGSYSGSSAHQPGSSQTGVNLIEEHLQEVRCLRQRLEESIRTNERLRQQLEEKLATTGRDGGAPTNIYIQGLDTVTQLSNEIRVLKEENLGLQSRLQASTVSPVLSDTSEEVVQLREAVFTARARLKQSELEAEQWKEELRRLQAHSQEQGQQIHTLRQERQVGQEKTNRLQHEVSLLQQQLCESRELIHSLQSELHVYDRVCSSTKANKGYLCEVPVLPVELGELLGEVRSLRAQLQNSVQENSALKQLELHKQLEQKLGVGSPRTPSLSALTASPQRENFYRRQLLHDPAPSPPVRDIGLFNCGSPGPPYSDLDDSHSTANDPLDPHSELEGDAPDGSFANRNGRHAIGHVDDFSALQQQVLEGRSLVQRMEMTLQACLGPPMLDVNQKQSSELILDYGCVRSLLSNTKTLRQILEEAMSLLKMFWRAALPSTDPSIQNLKKEQCMQEEILSLKLRVSEQEEVLKGTIQRLRSTSRTKESMEHFIVSQLSRTRDVLKKARTNLETNKLRLSSLSPSSSSPYAAEEPGGAARERPADRSFLKAGGASGVTPTRASQRMAARKRSSQCLL; translated from the exons ATGTTTGATCTCAAGATGAAGGAGGTGTGTCGTATTTGTGGACGGGAACTCTGTGGCAACCAGCGAAAATGGATCTTCCATCCTGCTGCCAAACTCAACCTGCACGTGCTGCTCTCTTATGCTGTGGGGCGGGAGCTGACCCGGGACGGCAGAGGAGAGTTTGCCTGCTCCAAGTGCACCTTCATGCTGGACCGCATGTACCGCTTCGACACAGTCATCGCCCGTGTGGAGGCCCTGTCCATCGAGAGGTTGCAGCGGCTTCTGCAGGAGAAGCATCGACTGAGGCAGTGCATCAGCGGGCTCTATCGGAAAACAAATTCAGACGAAGGGGCTGTAACATTAAGTGGAAGTGATGACGGACCAGGGGATGGGATGGTGGATATTTCAGGGCTAACTCATGCAAAGTATTGTGCCCTGCTCCAGGAGGATCTCGTCTACTCTTTGTATGAGTCCTGGGCAGATGACAGCCTGGACTgccaccatcaccaccatccTCAATGTCCTGCTGCTCCAGGGTCAGAGGTTACAGTTGCAGGCTCACAACGGTGTGCGCCCAGCACTCCCAGAAGGTGCCGGGGATGTTCTTATTGGCGGGTGGCAGACTCTGATTATGAAGCTGTCTGTAAGGTGCCCAGAAAGTTGGCCCGGAGTATTTCTTGTGGGCCATCAACCAGATATTCAGCCAGTGTGGTTGGGGGAAGTTTGACTGGAGGTGGTGCAGgtggagaaggagagaggaaatATGTGGAAGATTCAGAAGACATCCCCTCCTCTCAGACTCTAGTTCCTGGATCTCAGGACCCCTCGAGGACCTCAGATAGTGATCGCACTCTAGCTGGCCGAGCCAGCTCAAGCCCCTCTATAGCATCCCTGGAGGCAGCTGAGGAATATATTCAGCCTGGAGCCATAACAGATGGACCCCTGAGCTCTCCAGTGGATGCAATAGAAGACCAGATATCTGACTCCCTCTCTGAGGAGCACATGGGAGCTCCACTTGGCCAGGCCTCTCCTAGACGCACTTTCTCTCTAGCCCTCTCTTTGCTGCAAAGCTGTGCTGTTTATCGGCCAGTCCGGAGCACAAAAGGGAGCAAGCTCCCAGTCTTGCTCCGACGAAGCTCCAGCAACGGGGGCACAAGGTTGTCCTTTACCGATCCCATGATAGGAATGCCTTATGGAAGCCCAAACGGAGAGAGACACAGTCACATGCCAACACCTGAGCTGGAGACCCCTCTGATCAGAGTGGACACTGGGCTGGATCAGGATCTGAACCTGGCAGACATGGAGAAATTATTTGAAGATTTGTACAAAGAgtatcctcctcctcctccccatcaG AGTCTTGTTGAAGAGCAGCAGAGCCAGCTGAACCAGTATGAGTGTGCGGCCGGTCAGTGTGTCAGCGAGCTGCAGAAGGCCCAGCTCCAGGTCCAATCCCTGCAGGCCAAGATCCAGGAGAGTGAGGCCAACAACATG AAGCTGCAGGAGAAGCTGAGTGAGATGGAGTGCGAGCTACGTTCGCTTCGCCAGGCCTCTCAGAGTCAGGAAAGAACCATTCagggcctcacagagtctctcaGCACCAAAGACAACgag GCCCAGGAGCTGTACCAGCTGATTGAAGGGCAGAACACCACACTTTGCAAGCTGCAGGAAATAGCCCATCGCAGCCAGCTTGCTCAAAGCAAG GCTCCAGCAGGAGTTAGCGAGTCTTTGGCGCTCGCTCAGCTGCAGGGCGAGCTGGTCGGGGTGCAGAGCTCCCTCTTCTCTCTTGGTTTGGAGCTGGAGGCCAGCCAGAGGAGTCTGAGACAGAGCCAGAGGCAAGCCGATGACCTGATGAGGTTCAAGGAGAGACTAAACTCAGATCTACAGGAGgcactgcagcacagagaggtCACCGAAAAACACAATCAG GACCTGCGCTGCGCCCTTCACAAACTTCGCACTGAGCTTCAGGCCAAAGAAGCAGCTTTAAAGGAGAGcgaagcagagaaacacgctcTGACGCAGGAGAAAGACCGGAGTGTCGCACAGCTCAAAAGCACTCTGCAGGACAAGGAGCAACAGTTGCAG GAGTACTCAGAGATGGTGGAATCAACGGGAAGCTCCAAACCAAATCCAAGAGACGCCCTGCTGGAGAAACTGAGGGAGCGCATTAAAGAAAGAGACAGAGCTCTGGag CAATCCATCGATGACAAGTTCCGCTGTGTGGAGGAGCGTGAGGGCCAGGTgaggaggctgcagctggctcTGAGAGAGAAGGAGCGAGACCTGGAGAGACTCCGCTGCATTCTCTCCAACAACGAGGAGACCATCACG AGTCTTGACGGTTTGGTGCGGGGTAAAGAGCTGGAGCTGGAGCAGGCAGCAGAGGCCTACAGGAACCTCCAGTGGTTGAAACAGCAGAGCGACGAGAAGGAGAGAAACTCcctgagagagaaagacaccATCATAACCCAGCTACAAGCAGCACTACAGACACGCAGCCAGGAGACTCAG GATCTCACAGCTGCCCTCATCGCCAGAGTTCAGGCCGGTCCCACTGAGGTTGTGGAGGAGCTGAAGGCTCGGCTGGCTCTGAAAGAGAAACTCTTCCAGGAGCTTTTGGCAGACCGCAGCCGGCAATCTAAGGAACACCAAGCACAGATCCAGGATCTGCTCAGCACTCTCAGCTCCAAAGACCAGTATCTGCAG GACTACTCCTACAGGCTTTCCTTAGTGATCAGTGAGCGGACTGGCCAGCTACAGGAGCTTCGCAAGCAGCTGTCAGAAAGAGAGCAGGAGCTGCATGAACTGAGATGGGACAAGGAGAGAGACACGGGAGGAGAGACGGAGCATCTCCAGAGTCTCCTTAAAGAGAAGGAGGCCTTTATCAAG GAGCTGATGAAGGCCCAGGAAGAGGCCATGCAGCCGTTTTCCAAGGAGAGCGAGGCAGAGATCAAGGCTCTGAAGGAAGACATGCAGCTGGTGCTGAAAAAGGAGGCAGAGGCTCAG AAGGAGATCTCTGCCCTGCGTTCGTCTTTAGCTCAGCAGCAGTCAGAAGGAGATGCCACAAAAGACAGCACTGATCACAAA CATGTGCTGGAGCAGCTGGTATCAGAGTACAACAAGCTGAATGACGCCCTGAGGGCAGAGAAGAGGTTATACCAAAAtctcactcacattcacaagaGTGACAG CAGCTCAGAGAAGATCCGGGCCCTCCACATGGAGTTGGATTCAGTTCAGGCACTCCGCAGACAGCTGGAGGAGGTCCTGTCTCGGACCCGTAACACGGCCCTGCTACTGGACAGGGCAGCTAAAAGGCAGCCTGACTTTGGAG AGCTTAgcacagaggaggaagagggagacGATGAAGACGGCAGCAGTGAGGAGTTCACAGACAGCATAGAGGAGGATGACGACAGTGTGAATGCCAGAAGTTTGACCTCCGGTCAG GCTTCGGTTAAGGCTCAAGGACCTGAGTGTGTGACCCGAGGGCTGGTGAGGGAGGCACAGTCCCAGAGAGCTGATGTAAAGCAGCTCGATGAAGCAAAGAAGACACTCGAGTTTGAGCTTGAAGAAATAAAGTCACAGCTGGAGAGGGATGGATACACCTCTGTAGCTCAGATGAG GAGTGCCCTGCAGAAGCTGCAAAGGGAAAACCAGGCCCTGAAAGAAAACCAAGTACGAGCTGGAGTGGTggggacaaacacagagaagagTCTGAGCCcagaagaagaacaggaagaagaagaagaggaggaagaagaagatgaggaggaggaggaagaagaggaagaagaagacgaggaggaggaggaggaagaggatacTGAGGAAGAAGATGAACTGGAAACATCTCCGGTGCCGGCAGGGAAGCGAGGTCCTCCATGTGTTAGTCTGAGCAGCGAGCCGGGGAAGAGGCACTGCATGAGGCCATGCTCTCTGAACCTGGGCACACTGACATCTCACCATCTCACACACCAACCTGAAGCG GAGACAGCGGTCGCTGGTGACAGCTCTCAGGTCAGAGCGCTCTGGCGAGATAAAGAGGATGGCCTCCGTGAGCAGGCATCTCGTCTGCACGCTGATCTGACTCTGAGCCAGCAGGAGAACAGAGAGCTGCAAGAGAGACTGATGGTGTCTGAGGCCACGGTCCAAGCTCAGGCCGAACAGCTGAAGGAGTACAGAGATCTGCTCA CCGAGACGTCTGTCCAGCAGGCCAACAAGCAGGTGCAGGTGGATCTTCAGGATCTGGGTTATGAAACTTGTGGCCGGAGTGAGAACGAAGCAGAGAGAGAAGACACCAGCAGCCCAG agTTTGACGACCTAGAGATGTGCACGTCGCTGTCCCATCCTCAGGACTGTGAGGTTGGTGGCTGGTACGCTGGAAGCTGCAGCAGCAACAGAGGCGCTTATGAAATGAGGGATGAGTCGGCGTCTCTCCAGCATCTGGTCCAGGATCTGCGCTCACAGCTGACTCGCTGTCACAAAGTGATCCGTGGACTGCAGCTCCGTGTCCGGTCTTTGTCTGCGACCAGCGACTATGCCTCCAGCTTGGAGCGCACTCCCCGCAAG GTAAACTGGGCACTTGAGAGATCACCAGCCCCGAGTGGTGTCGATGAGGATGAAGGCTGGTTATCTGATACCCAAGGGGCTCGTCCAGGGTCCAAGCCCAGCAGGGAGCTCCAAGAACTGATGGAACGAGTTGCATCTCTGGAGGCTCAGTTGAAAACTACCAGATCGGAGGGCAAAGGCCAAGCAGAAGAAGGGAAATGTGCCACCTGGCCTGG GAAGTACAACTCTCTGATCCAGGCTCAAGCTCGTGAGCTGTCCCACCTGAGGCAGCGCATGAGAGAAGGGCAAGGAGTCTGTCACATCCTGACCCAACACCTGGGAGACACCACCAAG GCTTTCGAGGAGCTCCTGCGGGCCAATGATATTGATTACTACATGGGTCAGAGCTTCAGAGAGCAGCTGGCACAGAGCACCGCCCTGGCACAAAGAGTGGTCACCAAGATTAGTGGAC GAGAACGTGCAGAGAGCCATGACGACAAGACAGGCCACGAGTTGCTCGCCTTGCG GTTGAGTAAGGAGTTGCAGCAAAAAGATAAAATCATTGAATCGCTCCACACGAAGCTGCAGCACCGCCCTGAGACCCCGTCCAGTTGCCACGCGCTCTCTGAGACGACGGACCAATCAGATAGGACCTCCTTGGTGTCCGATGAGTACCAAACCAATGAAGACTTGGAGCTGTGTTCTGATTTGGACACCAGGGAATATCAGGAGGAGCACCGCCTCCGGCAGCCAGGACTCGGATCAGATCCGGAAG TCCGTTCTTCTATCCCaccacctcttcctcctcctcctcttcatggCCTCCTCAAGTCTTCAAGCAGCTGTCCCAACATGCTTTGCACAGCCGCTGTGGGTTTGACCAGAG CCCTTTTCAGTGAGCctgtctcctcctccttctctatCCCCTCTGGCCCTGACGGCTGGGGTCACGAAGTTATGTTTGACCCCCGGCCCAGAGCTCTCTCTGTGATGGCTGTTCGCCCAGAGCTGGACACGCTGTACAAACAGATGAATGAGCAGAACAGGG GCTTCCCAGAGGCTCATGACAAGGCTCTGTTCACCCTTTCACCTGATCATCACAACCAGCATGGCCTGTCAAGCTACAGCCAGCTATCCCATCATGCCTTTCAACCCTACCAGCTGGGGGGCATCCCTACAGGCCACTTAATGAAGTCTGACTCAGGTTTAATGTCAGGAGGGCCTTTGTGGGACATGGAAAACTTGGTCGGAAGTTATTCTGGATCATCTGCACACCAACCAGGAAGCAGCCaaacag gGGTAAACTTAATAGAGGAACACCTGCAGGAGGTGAGGTGTCTTCGCCAACGCCTGGAGGAGTCCATTAGGACCAATGAGAGGCTTCGTCAGCAGCTTGAAGAAAAACTGGCCACCACTGGACGTGATGGAG gggCTCCAACCAACATTTATATTCAGGGACTGGACACAGTCACTCAGCTTTCCAATGAGATCAGAGTCCTGAAGGAAGAAAACTTGGGTCTGCAGTCCCGCTTGCAGGCCAGCACAG TCTCTCCTGTGCTCTCAGACACAAGTGAGGAGGTGGTACAATTGAGGGAGGCAGTGTTTACAGCACGCGCTCGCCTGAAGCAATCAGAGCTGGAAGCTGAGCAGTGGAAGGAGGAGCTCAGACGGCTTCAGGCCCACAGTCAGGAGCAGGGACAGCAGATTCACACATTAAGGCAGGAGCGACAGGTCGGGCAGGAGAAAACCAACAG GCTCCAGCACGAGGTGTCACTACTCCAGCAGCAGCTATGTGAGAGCAGGGAACTGATCCACTCCCTGCAGAGCGAACTACATGTCTATGATCGAGTGTGTTCCAGCACAAAGGCCAACAAAG GCTACCTGTGTGAGGTACCAGTTCTACCAGTAGAGCTGGGGGAGTTGTTGGGGGAGGTGAGGAGTCTACGGGCTCAGTTGCAAAACAGTGTCCAGGAGAACAGCGCTCTCAAACAGCTGGAGCTCCACAAGCAGCTGGAACAGAAGCTGGGCGTGGGCTCGCCTCGGACTCCCTCGCTCTCTGCTCTCACTGCCAGCCCTCAGAGGGAAAACTTCTACAGACGTCAGCTGCTTCATG ACCCAGCTCCATCTCCACCAGTCAGGGACATTGGTCTCTTTAACTGTGGATCTCCTGGTCCTCCCTACTCAGACTTGGATGACAGCCATAGCACTGCCAATG ACCCTCTTGATCCACACTCTGAGCTGGAAGGGGATGCGCCCGATGGATCATTTGCGAACCGTAATGGTCGTCACGCCATCGGTCACGTGGACGACTTCAGTGCTTTGCAGCAGcaagtcctcgagggccggagCCTCGTCCAGCGCATGGAGATGACCCTGCAGGCCTGCCTTGGTCCACCAATGCTGGATGTaaaccagaaacagagcagCGAGCTG ATTCTGGACTACGGATGTGTTAGGAGTCTTCTGTCTAACACCAAGACTCTGAGGCAGATCTTGGAGGAGGCGATGTCTCTGCTGAAGATGTTCTGGAGAGCAGCTCTTCCCAGCACGGATCCCTCCATCCAGAACCTTAAGAAG GAGCAGTGCATGCAGGAGGAGATCTTGTCCTTGAAACTGCGTGTGTCTGAGCAGGAAGAAGTTCTTAAGGGGACAATACAAAGACTGAGGAGCACCAGCCGCACCAAGGAGAGCATGGAGCACTTCATAGTCAGCCAGC TATCAAGGACTCGTGATGTGCTGAAAAAAGCAAGGACAAATTTAGAG ACGAATAAGCTGAGACTTTCGTCTCTAagtccctcctcttcctctccttaTGCTG